The following are encoded together in the Xanthomonas vesicatoria ATCC 35937 genome:
- a CDS encoding ABC transporter ATP-binding protein, whose product MNSPSPSAPALRVCDLRKTYDNGTQALKGVSLDVVPGDFFALLGPNGAGKSTLIGIISSLVNLSGGQVEVFGTDLVAHRSEAMRLIGLVPQEINFNLFEKPFDILVNYAGFYGMPRREAEQLAEVELRRAHLWEKAQVMSRTLSGGMKRRLMIARAMMTQPRLLILDEPTAGVDIEIRRDMWRVLKDINAAGTTIILTTHYLEEAEHLCRNLAIINHGQIVTQGPMRELLAKLDVEGFLFDIDGELPAQLPEIEGTTLTAIDGHTLDLDMPRAMDLNRVFAALGDAGIRVRSMRTKSNRLEELFVRLTGPGETLADPAPAAAAPARPAGHP is encoded by the coding sequence TTGAATTCACCATCTCCCAGTGCGCCCGCCCTGCGCGTGTGCGATCTGCGCAAGACCTACGACAACGGCACCCAGGCACTCAAGGGCGTGTCGCTGGACGTGGTTCCGGGCGACTTCTTCGCCCTGCTCGGCCCCAATGGCGCGGGCAAATCCACCCTGATCGGCATCATCAGCTCGCTGGTGAACCTGTCCGGCGGGCAGGTGGAAGTGTTCGGCACCGACCTGGTCGCGCATCGCAGCGAGGCAATGCGCCTGATCGGCCTGGTGCCGCAGGAAATCAACTTCAACCTGTTCGAAAAACCCTTCGACATCCTGGTCAACTACGCCGGTTTCTACGGCATGCCGCGGCGCGAGGCCGAACAGCTGGCCGAAGTGGAACTGCGCCGCGCGCACCTGTGGGAAAAGGCCCAGGTGATGAGCCGCACGCTGTCCGGCGGCATGAAGCGCCGGCTGATGATCGCCCGCGCCATGATGACCCAGCCGCGCCTGCTGATCCTGGACGAGCCCACCGCTGGCGTGGATATCGAGATCCGCCGCGACATGTGGCGCGTACTCAAGGACATCAACGCCGCCGGCACCACCATCATCCTGACCACGCACTACCTGGAAGAAGCCGAGCACCTGTGCCGCAACCTGGCCATCATCAACCACGGCCAGATCGTCACCCAGGGGCCGATGCGCGAGCTGCTGGCCAAGCTCGACGTGGAAGGCTTCCTGTTCGACATCGACGGTGAACTGCCTGCCCAGCTGCCGGAAATCGAAGGCACCACGCTGACCGCCATCGACGGCCATACGCTGGATCTGGACATGCCGCGTGCGATGGACCTCAACCGCGTGTTCGCCGCACTGGGCGATGCCGGCATCCGGGTGCGCTCGATGCGCACCAAGAGCAACCGGCTGGAAGAATTGTTCGTTCGTCTGACCGGGCCCGGCGAGACCCTCGCCGACCCGGCCCCTGCTGCAGCGGCGCCCGCGCGCCCGGCAGGTCACCCATGA
- a CDS encoding ABC transporter permease, producing MSSPEPSMSAVPATSRQRNWIALGTIVRREVQRILRIWGQTLVPPAITMTLYFLIFGGLIGSRVGDMGGYSYMQFIVPGLVMMSVIQNSYGNISSSFFGAKFGRHVEELLVSPMPNWVILWGYVSGAVLRGVMVGAIVLIIAMFFTPVRIPHPFVTLTTVLLGAIIFSLAGFVNAVYAKKFDDVAIVPTFILTPLTYLGGVFYSVKLLPGWAEAATHANPIFYMVNAFRYGLLGSSDVPIWVAYALMLGFVAVLSALALWLLRRGVGLRS from the coding sequence ATGAGTTCCCCGGAGCCCTCGATGTCCGCTGTTCCTGCCACCTCCCGCCAACGCAACTGGATTGCGCTGGGCACCATCGTGCGCCGCGAAGTGCAGCGCATCCTGCGCATCTGGGGCCAGACCCTGGTGCCGCCGGCCATCACCATGACGCTGTACTTCCTGATCTTCGGCGGGCTGATCGGCTCGCGCGTGGGCGACATGGGCGGCTACAGCTACATGCAGTTCATCGTGCCCGGCCTGGTGATGATGAGCGTGATCCAGAACAGCTACGGCAACATCTCATCGAGCTTCTTCGGCGCAAAGTTCGGCCGCCACGTGGAAGAGTTGCTGGTCAGCCCGATGCCCAACTGGGTGATCCTGTGGGGCTATGTGTCCGGCGCGGTGCTGCGCGGGGTGATGGTCGGGGCGATCGTGCTGATCATCGCCATGTTCTTCACCCCGGTGCGCATCCCGCATCCATTCGTCACGCTGACCACGGTGCTGCTGGGCGCGATCATCTTTTCGCTGGCCGGCTTCGTCAACGCGGTGTACGCCAAGAAGTTCGATGACGTGGCGATCGTGCCGACCTTCATCCTGACCCCGCTGACCTACCTGGGCGGTGTGTTCTATTCGGTGAAGTTGCTGCCCGGCTGGGCCGAGGCAGCCACGCATGCCAACCCGATCTTCTACATGGTCAACGCCTTCCGCTACGGCCTGCTCGGCAGCTCCGACGTGCCGATCTGGGTGGCCTACGCGCTGATGCTGGGCTTTGTCGCGGTGCTCAGCGCGCTGGCGCTGTGGCTGCTGCGCCGTGGCGTGGGGTTACGGAGCTGA
- the panE gene encoding 2-dehydropantoate 2-reductase, translated as MAMRILVLGAGGTGGYFGGRLAQAGVDVTFLVREARAAQLQADGLRIRSPLGDAQVAVTHVTAQALPALVAQQPFDLVMLSCKAYDLDSALEAIAPAKGEHTTVLPILNGLRHYAVLDERFGAARVLGGLCFISAAKGADGEILHMGKPASITFGERDGNADSARVQAFAAACTQAGIDHVASTQIAQEQWIKYSFLTALAAATCLMRAPVGAIVATDDGRALINGLYNECLWAADATGQSIPEGARAKALQTLLQVDSPLKASMLRDLEAGQDVEAAQIVGDMLKRVRETGRNAPLLMAANVHLQAYQVLRHS; from the coding sequence ATGGCCATGCGCATCCTGGTCCTTGGCGCCGGCGGCACCGGCGGCTACTTCGGCGGGCGGCTGGCGCAGGCCGGCGTAGACGTCACCTTCCTGGTGCGCGAAGCGCGTGCGGCGCAGTTGCAGGCCGATGGCTTGCGCATCCGCAGCCCGCTCGGCGATGCACAGGTCGCGGTGACGCACGTCACCGCGCAGGCGTTGCCGGCACTGGTGGCGCAGCAACCGTTCGATCTGGTGATGCTCAGCTGCAAGGCCTACGACCTGGACAGCGCGCTTGAAGCGATTGCACCGGCCAAGGGCGAGCACACCACAGTGCTGCCCATCCTCAACGGCCTGCGTCATTACGCGGTGCTGGACGAGCGCTTCGGCGCGGCGCGCGTGCTGGGCGGGCTGTGCTTCATCAGCGCAGCCAAGGGCGCCGATGGCGAGATCCTGCACATGGGCAAGCCAGCGTCGATCACCTTCGGCGAGCGCGATGGCAACGCGGATTCCGCACGTGTGCAGGCGTTTGCGGCGGCGTGCACGCAGGCCGGTATCGACCATGTGGCCAGCACGCAGATCGCGCAGGAGCAGTGGATCAAGTACAGCTTCCTCACTGCACTGGCGGCGGCCACCTGCCTGATGCGGGCACCGGTCGGCGCGATCGTGGCCACCGATGACGGGCGTGCGTTGATCAACGGCTTGTACAACGAATGCCTGTGGGCCGCCGATGCGACTGGGCAATCGATTCCGGAAGGCGCACGCGCCAAGGCGCTGCAGACGCTGTTGCAGGTGGATTCGCCGTTGAAGGCATCGATGCTGCGCGATCTGGAAGCCGGCCAGGACGTGGAAGCGGCACAGATCGTCGGCGACATGCTCAAGCGCGTGCGCGAAACCGGCCGCAATGCACCGCTGCTGATGGCCGCCAATGTGCATCTGCAGGCGTATCAGGTGTTGCGGCATAGCTGA
- a CDS encoding acyl-CoA thioesterase, translated as MSDSQQTSPPIEARMAEIVFPNHTNHMGTLFGGQALAWMDKAAFLAASRYARRAVVTARSDQVDFKLPIRQGQMVETIARVVSVGRSSIKVEVELIAEDLLSGARELCTRGHFVMIALDADGKPTSVPPLPTTAD; from the coding sequence ATGTCAGACAGCCAGCAGACCTCTCCACCCATCGAAGCCCGTATGGCCGAGATCGTGTTCCCCAACCACACCAATCACATGGGCACGCTGTTCGGTGGCCAGGCGCTGGCGTGGATGGACAAGGCTGCGTTTCTGGCCGCATCGCGTTATGCGCGGCGTGCGGTCGTCACCGCGCGCTCGGACCAGGTGGATTTCAAGCTGCCGATCCGCCAGGGCCAGATGGTGGAAACCATCGCGCGCGTGGTCTCGGTGGGGCGCAGCTCGATCAAGGTGGAAGTGGAACTGATCGCCGAAGACCTGCTCAGCGGCGCACGCGAGCTGTGCACGCGCGGGCACTTCGTGATGATCGCGCTCGACGCCGACGGCAAGCCGACCTCGGTTCCGCCGCTGCCAACGACTGCTGACTAG
- a CDS encoding thioredoxin family protein, with protein MQTLHATTPDDYAAALAAHPRLLVDYYKDNCPGCKMLDMSLNKFAASEDAAGVALLKVKLEVVGEDFFRELGLRQTPTLALFKDGAEVTRLPGFQSPAQVEAAVKSSL; from the coding sequence ATGCAGACGCTCCACGCCACCACCCCTGACGACTACGCCGCTGCCCTGGCCGCGCATCCGCGCTTGCTGGTCGACTACTACAAGGACAATTGCCCGGGCTGCAAGATGCTCGACATGTCGCTAAACAAGTTCGCCGCGAGCGAGGACGCCGCAGGCGTTGCACTTCTTAAGGTGAAGTTGGAGGTTGTGGGCGAAGACTTCTTCCGCGAGCTGGGCCTGCGGCAGACGCCGACCCTGGCGTTGTTCAAGGACGGCGCCGAAGTGACGCGTCTGCCGGGCTTCCAGTCGCCGGCGCAGGTCGAAGCGGCGGTCAAGAGCAGCCTCTGA
- a CDS encoding flavodoxin, which translates to MRILLAHTSLSGNTRDVARAIQTRCEEQGHAVTWIDADIQTLAQACPDGAEHDLYILGSWSINAGRTPPEMKRFIEQLVAAVGKPERLAVFGTGETQWGEENYCGAARRIAAFFGTRYPRLEIEQMPHGERDATKIQRWTDHILALTDTPFENTSHADAPRHHP; encoded by the coding sequence ATGCGCATTCTCCTCGCCCACACCTCGTTAAGCGGCAACACCCGCGATGTCGCGCGTGCAATCCAAACGCGCTGCGAGGAACAAGGCCACGCGGTAACCTGGATCGATGCCGACATCCAGACGCTGGCGCAGGCCTGCCCGGATGGTGCCGAACACGATCTCTACATCCTCGGCAGCTGGAGCATCAACGCCGGGCGTACGCCGCCGGAGATGAAGCGCTTCATCGAACAACTCGTTGCCGCGGTCGGCAAGCCGGAGCGCCTGGCGGTGTTCGGTACCGGCGAGACCCAGTGGGGCGAAGAGAACTACTGCGGTGCGGCCCGCCGCATCGCTGCGTTCTTCGGCACGCGCTACCCGCGGCTGGAGATCGAACAGATGCCCCACGGCGAACGCGACGCCACCAAGATCCAGCGCTGGACCGACCACATTCTTGCCCTCACCGATACACCGTTCGAGAACACCTCCCATGCAGACGCTCCACGCCACCACCCCTGA
- a CDS encoding ImmA/IrrE family metallo-endopeptidase: MSKRLDPRISSSRMRLQNPYAHMEEIEECWQAGNDLNRYRFARLDGKTFSTKKSHSFESIEAQAKELQRAIWKKRTELGLSQNVHPIDVLDPQLAAELLDFELTLHSSLGCMASGRRRVSVAGVIDQSARSIKIATDADPRVMRFTAAHEIGHAILHPDQNGLHRDQPLDGARQARSRTELEADKFATYFLLPEKLLTEEFKSRFLGVFALDEQTAFALLSKPIFEVIEALPTLRHVSRRLASSTYYNGSHFVSLSESFGVSIEAMAIRLEELKLVIS, translated from the coding sequence ATGAGCAAGCGATTGGATCCACGCATCTCGTCTAGTCGCATGCGGCTGCAGAACCCGTACGCGCACATGGAAGAAATTGAAGAGTGCTGGCAAGCGGGTAATGATCTGAATCGATATCGTTTTGCGAGATTGGACGGAAAGACGTTCTCTACGAAGAAAAGCCATAGCTTTGAGTCGATAGAGGCACAGGCTAAGGAGTTGCAACGCGCGATTTGGAAGAAGCGGACGGAACTCGGGTTGAGTCAAAATGTGCACCCGATTGACGTATTAGACCCGCAGCTTGCCGCGGAGCTGCTGGACTTCGAGCTCACCCTTCATTCTAGTCTTGGCTGTATGGCCAGCGGCCGCCGCAGAGTTTCGGTCGCGGGCGTAATTGATCAATCGGCCCGATCCATCAAAATCGCAACGGATGCTGACCCGAGAGTCATGCGTTTCACTGCGGCTCATGAGATCGGCCACGCGATTCTTCATCCCGATCAAAATGGGTTACATCGGGATCAGCCGTTAGACGGAGCTCGGCAGGCGCGCAGTCGGACCGAGCTCGAAGCGGATAAGTTCGCGACCTACTTTTTGCTGCCAGAAAAACTTCTCACTGAAGAATTTAAATCGCGCTTTCTGGGTGTTTTCGCCCTGGATGAGCAGACCGCATTTGCTTTGTTGAGTAAGCCTATTTTCGAAGTGATCGAAGCTCTTCCGACTCTCCGTCACGTCTCTAGGAGGCTTGCGAGTTCGACTTATTACAACGGATCCCACTTCGTATCGTTGTCCGAGTCTTTTGGGGTCAGCATCGAAGCAATGGCCATTCGTCTTGAAGAATTGAAACTCGTTATCTCGTAA
- a CDS encoding ribonucleotide-diphosphate reductase subunit beta — protein sequence MSATPLERIKILEPRHPNRSTSIINGQTSGILNWNDIPYPSFYRAYKELSTNFWIPDEVDMKGDARQYNELSSREKNAYDSIIGLLATLDSPQTRFIYNVAEYITDPAAHANAAIIGQQEVIHNESYSYVLASITGLADQNRVFEIARTHPTIIKRNAPIMGAYEDFMRDKTAETLIRALIQSSILEGINFYSGFAYFYNLVRQNRMTGTGKIISFINRDELAHSKFISELIRAIIGENQALQGDQLTDYVHKAFEHAIDLETVWTAEVLDGIDGIDVDEMIRYVKYRANKMAGMLGIEKLYEGANDNVMPWIKAYADNFTETKTDFFEMRNASYKKTNSDNGFDDL from the coding sequence TCCTCAACTGGAACGACATCCCGTACCCGTCCTTCTATCGGGCGTACAAGGAACTGTCGACCAACTTCTGGATCCCTGACGAAGTGGACATGAAGGGCGACGCGCGCCAGTACAACGAGCTGTCGTCGCGCGAAAAGAACGCCTACGATTCGATCATCGGCTTGCTGGCCACGCTGGATTCGCCGCAGACACGCTTCATCTATAACGTCGCCGAATACATCACCGACCCGGCCGCGCATGCCAATGCTGCGATCATCGGCCAGCAGGAAGTGATCCATAACGAGAGCTACAGCTACGTGCTGGCTTCGATCACCGGCCTGGCCGACCAGAACCGCGTGTTCGAAATCGCGCGCACGCACCCGACCATCATCAAGCGCAATGCGCCGATCATGGGCGCCTACGAAGACTTCATGCGCGACAAGACGGCCGAAACGCTGATCCGCGCGCTGATCCAGTCCTCGATCCTGGAAGGCATCAACTTCTACTCCGGCTTTGCGTATTTCTACAATCTGGTGCGCCAGAACCGCATGACCGGCACCGGCAAGATCATCAGTTTCATCAACCGCGATGAGCTGGCGCACTCGAAGTTCATCAGTGAGCTGATTCGCGCCATCATCGGCGAGAACCAGGCGCTGCAGGGCGACCAACTCACCGATTACGTGCACAAGGCGTTCGAGCACGCGATCGACCTGGAAACGGTGTGGACGGCCGAAGTGCTGGACGGCATCGACGGCATCGACGTCGACGAGATGATCCGCTACGTGAAGTACCGCGCCAACAAGATGGCCGGCATGCTAGGCATCGAAAAGCTGTACGAAGGCGCCAACGACAACGTGATGCCCTGGATCAAGGCCTACGCCGACAACTTCACCGAGACCAAGACCGACTTCTTCGAGATGCGGAATGCGTCGTACAAGAAGACCAACTCAGATAACGGCTTCGACGATCTCTGA